A single region of the Bacillus cereus genome encodes:
- the racE gene encoding glutamate racemase codes for MIKLNRAIGVIDSGVGGLTVAKELIRQLPKERIIYLGDTARCPYGPRSREEVRQFTWEMTEHLLDLNIKMLVIACNTATAVVLEEMQKQLPIPVVGVIHPGSRTALKVTNTYHVGIIGTIGTVKSGAYEEALKSINNRVMVESLACPPFVELVESGNFESEMAYEVVRATLQPLKSTDIDTLILGCTHYPILGPVIKKVMGDQVQLISSGDETAREVSTILYHSKMLNEGEEQSDHLFLTTGKIGLFKEIASKWFGQPIENVKHINLETE; via the coding sequence GTGATTAAGTTGAATAGAGCGATCGGTGTAATCGATTCAGGAGTTGGCGGTTTAACAGTAGCGAAGGAATTAATTCGTCAGTTGCCGAAAGAGCGTATTATATATTTAGGGGATACAGCACGTTGCCCTTATGGTCCGCGTTCTCGTGAAGAAGTGCGTCAATTTACGTGGGAAATGACGGAGCATTTATTAGATTTAAATATCAAAATGTTAGTGATTGCGTGTAATACAGCAACTGCGGTTGTGTTGGAAGAAATGCAGAAACAGTTGCCAATTCCAGTAGTTGGAGTTATTCATCCAGGATCACGTACAGCTTTAAAAGTGACAAATACGTATCATGTTGGGATTATTGGGACGATTGGAACAGTAAAAAGTGGTGCCTATGAAGAGGCGCTAAAATCTATTAATAACCGTGTTATGGTAGAAAGTTTAGCGTGCCCACCTTTCGTTGAGCTTGTAGAGAGTGGGAATTTCGAAAGCGAAATGGCGTATGAGGTTGTAAGAGCAACATTGCAACCGTTGAAAAGTACAGACATTGATACACTTATTTTAGGGTGTACACATTATCCGATTTTAGGTCCTGTTATAAAAAAGGTAATGGGAGATCAAGTGCAATTAATTAGTTCGGGTGATGAAACAGCTCGTGAGGTAAGTACGATTTTATACCATAGTAAGATGTTAAACGAGGGAGAAGAACAAAGTGATCACCTCTTCTTAACGACTGGTAAAATAGGTCTGTTTAAAGAAATTGCATCAAAGTGGTTTGGTCAGCCGATTGAAAATGTGAAGCATATTAATTTAGAAACAGAATAA